The following proteins come from a genomic window of Plasmodium reichenowi strain SY57 chromosome Unknown, whole genome shotgun sequence:
- a CDS encoding knob-associated histidine-rich protein, whose translation GQCAAGGETKGATKEASTSKGATKEASTSKGATKEASTTEGATKGASTTEGATKGASTTEGATKGASTTEGATKGASTTAGVTKGENATTGAPGTPGANAVQFKEGTANNGEQVMSRGEAQLQAAGKKKKKKGCCG comes from the coding sequence GGAGAAACTAAAGGAGCAACCAAAGAAGCAAGTACTTCTAAAGGAGCAACTAAAGAAGCAAGTACTTCTAAAGGAGCAACTAAAGAAGCAAGTACTACTGAAGGAGCAACTAAAGGAGCAAGTACTACTGAAGGAGCAACTAAAGGAGCAAGTACTACTGAAGGAGCAACTAAAGGAGCAAGTACTACTGAAGGAGCAACTAAAGGAGCAAGTACTACTGCAGGAGTAACTAAAGGAGAAAATGCAACTACAGGAGCACCTGGAACACCAGGAGCTAATGCAGTACAATTTAAAGAAGGAACTGCCAATAATGGTGAACAAGTAATGTCAAGAGGAGAAGCACAATTACAAGCAGCaggaaagaaaaagaagaaaaaaggaTGCTGTGGTTAA